The genomic stretch TGTCCGCCACTTCCTTTCCGTTTACCTTGCTGCTCGACGTGCTTGCGTACAGCAGGTTGTACATCAGATTTGTCCTGTATATTATCAGCTTGTTCAGCATCGTCAGCAGGTCTCCCTTCGCTCTCGGTAGCAGCAGCTGGTATATCTTTTCGTTGTTCGGGCTGTACAGTATCCTGTACGAGATCGGCTTCAGCACGTGCTGGTTGTAGTGGAGCATCATTTCCTTCTCTCTTATGTACTGGTAGCGCGAGAGTTCTCCGTAGTTGTCGCTGATGTTTTTTATTGCGCACTCGTACAGCAGCCTCTTcttttctccttccttcGTCTCAGTCTCCGTGTTCCTGTTAACCGTCACCGTGCTCAGCATATCACTTTCGCTGTTACTCGAGTCCTCGGCGCCGTTGAACTCTGTGTTTCCGGCGCTAGTCGTGGTCTTGGCAATAGCGCCTGTGTTAACATTGGCATTAGTACCCGTGGTGGTATCAACCGTGTTACCAGAACCTATGGTGGCATTGACATTAGTGTCAGTCGTATTGGCAACCGTGGCAATAGCGCCTGTATTGAAAACCGTGGTAATAGCGCCTATGGTGGTATTGGCAACTGTATTACCAGCACCTGTGTTGGTATTGGCAACACCCGCTCCACTACCATCAACATCCACTATCCTTGCGTTGCTACCACCAGCAACAACAGAAACACCAGCTTTACCTGCCGCAGTCCTACTGTCGCCCCAACTGTTGTTCGAGCTGCTCTTGCCGGTCACACTAATGTTGCTGGAACTTCCATTGTCGTTGCTCTTGGTCGTCACACTGATGCTGTTACTACCTCCGCTAATGCTTTCACTGTTCGGCGTGTACGGCTGTATTATCCTCAGAATCGCCAGCGACACTGTCGAGAAGGACCCGTGGCCCAGCTTCATCTTCTTGCACGTGATCACGTTGATGTTGTCGTTCCACATCTCACTCACCCAGTTGTCTCCGatgctcctcttcctcttgCTGCGCTCCATCAGCACTCTCCCCTCGTCCTCTCTGTTGACCCGGTTCGTCGGGTTAAGCAGTATGTTCCTCTTGTTGTCCTTATCTTTGTTCAGGCTGCTCGGCATGTGGTTCTTGCTCCTCTTGTTGATGAACGTGCAGTTGATCGTCCTCACCAGCTTGTCCGAGTTCGACCTGATCATCTCCAGGCACTTCAGGTTAACGTTCGtgaactttttatttttaggcGTACTTATGTTCATCAtgtcctcttcttcctcctccctCTTTTCCACGATTGCGCTACCTGCACTTGTTGTGACGAAGTTTGCCAACTTGGGGCTGGCTATTGAGAATCCGGCCAAGTTGACGGTCGATGCGCCCAGTGTAATTGGAACACTCGTGCTGACCGCGCCCAGGTTACTTGCTCCAACCGCGCCGTTATTCGCCACACTCAGACTACTGCTCAACAGACTTGATGCGTTCACTGAACTTGCTAGCGAACTCGCCACTGGGGTGCTCACTTGGTTTTTCGAGTTAATGTTGAACGTCTTTATCAGGCTTAGGCTGCTCTTCGGCTTCTGGTTCTTCTTAATTCTGaactccttgttgaacCTCCGCTTATACAATCCGCTTTTCGCAGTCTCATCCTGTTCCCTCTTACTTCTTTCTTCCTTCTGTGCTTCAGGCGACTGCTGGTCTGCCACCTCCTGCTGCGAGTCCACTGCCTCTTGCTGCGCATCGGCGATACTTTCTATGACCGGTTCACTTTGAGAGTCTACCATAGCCGAGTCTGGTTGTGATTCCATTATTTGTCCGTCATTTTGTAAGTCCATTATTTGTCTGTCATTTTGTAAGTCCATTATTTGTCCGTCATTTTGTAAGTCCATTATTTGTCCGTCAGGCTGTGAGTCTACCATTGCCGAGTCTGGCTGTGAATCTACCATAGCCACATCCTGCTGAGAGTCTATTAATGGTCCGTCAGGCTGTGAGTCTACCATAGCCGAGTCTGGTTGTGAATCTACAATTGCCACGTCTTGTTGCGAATCCACCATTACTACGTCTGGCTGAGAGTCCTGAACCGCTTCCACCACTGCCTCCCGATTCGGGCCATCAAACGACTCTATCACTGGGCCTTCTTTAGCGTATTCCATGGTCTCCGTTGTTGCTGCCTGATCAGGGTCGATCGTTGCCTCCGCTACTGTGTCCTGCTCAGGGCACACTGCCTCCTGCGGCGAGTCCGGCAGGCTCTCCATCTGCAGCTCCTGACGTGCGCCAGTCGTCGGCTCCGCCACTCCGTCGCTCTGGGACCCGGCTGCGGCCTCCTCGTCCTGGCCCAACTGCACGTAGCCCATGTTCTCTATCACGAGGTCGTGGTGCGAATCGTTCAGCGGCACCATTATCGGCTCCTGCTCATAGTCCTGGAGCGACTCTAGCACCACCCCCTGATTCGGGTCCTCCAGCGACTCAGCGGCTGCGTTTTCCTCAACGTATCCCGCGGTCTCAGTCGCCGCGCCCTGGGTCGCGTCCCCCAACGGCTCCAGCACCGCGTCCTGCGAGTCTTCCAAGGTCCCAATTACCGTGCTGTTCTGCACGTCAACCATGGTCTCTCTTGCCGGGTCGTCGTTGTGCGCGTCGTCGGCCACCGTCTCCGTCACCGCGTAGTGCTGCGCGTCCAACATCGTCTCCATTGCCGTgtgctcctgctcctccaTCGTCTCGATCATCTGACTCAGGTCCTCCTGCTTCAGGTCTGCTCCTTCGTTTTCGGCGGCCCTCTCCTCGTAGTAGAAGTTCTTGAAGTCTCCCAGCAGCACGTCTCTGTACTGGTCCTCCTTCTCTCGCGGCTCGTGGTCCTCCTTGTCCTCCTCGTGGTCGTTGCTCATCGTCAGCGTGTTCGAGTAACAGCTCGACTCCGAGCTGCTGGTCGTGTTCGTCGTTTCGTCCATGTCTCTGATGAAGTTCATGAAGTCCTGCCTCTCCATCCTCTCGTACTCGTTGGCCAGCCATCTCCTTGCCTCCTGGCACTCGTACCTTTTCATCAGCGCCTGGTAGTTTGACAGTCCTCCGCTCACTCCCGGCCCGTCTTCCTGACCTGAAGGTTCCCTTGGCTGTTCCTCTACGTGGGCTCCTCTTTCCACACCTGCTTCTTCcgttccttctccttcggTTCCTTCCTTTCTGATGTCGTTCCTGCCCCCTATGACTACCGCTGATGTCGGCGAGGAGCCTAATCTCCGACCTAGGGATTCCACTCCTTCGCCTGAGGACAATTGCGACCCTGACGGCAGTGATTCTCCTTCTGAACCTGAGCCCGACCTTCTCATAAATTGTGCCTTCTCTTCGCCCGCGCTCTTACTCTCAGGCCCTTTTTTCGGCGACCCTTCCTTCCTTCTCCGCTTCTTCATGTTCGCCACGCTCAGCACATACGTCACCAAGTCTACCGtttgaatattttgttCCCGGCGCTTCGCTTTACTCGTCTCCCTTCCCGACTTCTCCCTCTCGCTTATTTGCTTCGAGTACTTCCTTTTCAGCTCCTTATCCTTGTCCAACAGCACTCTTGCTTTCGTGAGTACCTTTTTATAGCTCTTCAAAAGGTCTATTTCCATGTGCCTCAGcgtctccaggtcctccacgTCCACTTGCTCTGCCGTCTCCAGGTACATTTCCGGTATCTTCAGCACTCTTGACAGTGACTCCGTCGAGGACATTTCCGGCGTTTCTCCCAACTTTGCCACGCATCTCGTCAGCAGGTCGTGCACCTTATTGTTACTCACTACGTATCCTTTGCTGCTCGACTGCCTCTGGGACTGTCCTTGTGAGTGAGCCTCCTCGCGACCTCCTTGACCCTCGCCTGATCTACTTTTGACCTCTCTGAACTCGTTTAAATCATACTGGCCATCTATTCCATTGTTCGAGCTCAGGTCACTGTCCATGCGTTCATTCGACTCCGAGTCTTGTGCTCCACTTTCATTGTCGTACGAGGACGAGCTGTACTGGTTATCTGTGTGCTCTCCTGCCGACGAGTACTTTTCGTTATCATCGTTCGACGAGTCAATTCCTCCGTACTCTCCTTTGTAATCCGACTCGTTCTGATTATCTGTCAGGAACGTCACTGGGTTATAGTTAAGGCAGTAGTTTTCCATGAAATATTTTGAGTTGAAGTCGTTGATAAGTTCCCTGTCGTTGTAGAGGTGGAAATTTTGTCTGAACACGTCCGTTATTGTCGGTTCTTCGTTTCCCACCGCTCCTTCTTCCATTGAGGAGTGTCTTATTGTGCTTCCGAAGCTTCCTTCTGGCTGCACTCCCTTTGCCTCCGTGTACTTGTACAGTTCATCGTCGTACTTGATCTGTATGTATCCTCCGCAGTCGTAGTTGCTCTTCGTGAACGAACTGTACTTGTGTCCCTTAACTCTACTTCCGCTTCCTCCCGTCCCTACGCTCTGATGTCCCTCTTCGCTATCTTCCATCAGGTTATGTTCATACATCTTCTTACTCGTCTGCTTTGTCCATCCCACCAACTCCTCTTGTTCTTGCCTCtgcttatttttatttttgtaccAGTTGTTCCCTcttttctttctttttGCGTTTTTACTCGTCATGGTCTGCGACTTCGTTTCATCTCTGGCTCTCTTTTCGTTGATCGAGGTTCTGAAACTTGATTGTTGCGACTTCACACCCTCGGAAACTGAATCCTGCTCCTTGTTAGCGGCCCTCATCTTCGGCGAACTCTTTACTGACGGGGACTTAGCTGGAGGTTTAGCTGGCGAGCTCGTTGGGGATTTACTTGGCGACTTACTTCCTCTCAAAGCCGAATTATCTCCTGGACTCTCCTCTGCCTCTCCTTCCTTAACTAGAGCTTCCGTCGTCCCTTTACTCGTTCTCTCTACTGTCACACCTTGCTTTTGATCTTCCTTGTGGCTGCTACTTGTCGATCTGCTCGagtccttcttcttctgtaCGGTCGACCCCTTCGAATACAGGCTTATTACGTCTTCTATTTTCGGAACTTCCTTGTCCGACTTCGCTCTGTACGACAGATTCGTGAACTCCAGGTTTGAATACTGCTTCGACTTCGGGTATATGTCGAAGTCTCCCACCTTCTCTATGTTGTATATATCGTCTAACTTGTTGTACGACACTGGCTTTTCATCTCTTCTGTATAGTTCAATTACTTCTTCCACATTCGGGTATATGTCCAACTTATCTTCCAGTTTATTGTCGTTCTTTCCTGCTGCGCTGTA from Theileria orientalis strain Shintoku DNA, chromosome 1, complete genome encodes the following:
- a CDS encoding uncharacterized protein (protein kinase, core domain containing protein), translated to MKELPSSCFRSRKGAARKNNKCKIAASEIRECEVEVPLENVPRICSSGTIGNKHTDYEKENSSQHDERESRPARSSQLKPVRSKVDEDKPEEVSCIEERGADVYEKDVRLEVEARKTTTVGGSVSYGDNLGSSVYSAAGKNDNKLEDKLDIYPNVEEVIELYRRDEKPVSYNKLDDIYNIEKVGDFDIYPKSKQYSNLEFTNLSYRAKSDKEVPKIEDVISLYSKGSTVQKKKDSSRSTSSSHKEDQKQGVTVERTSKGTTEALVKEGEAEESPGDNSALRGSKSPSKSPTSSPAKPPAKSPSVKSSPKMRAANKEQDSVSEGVKSQQSSFRTSINEKRARDETKSQTMTSKNAKRKKRGNNWYKNKNKQRQEQEELVGWTKQTSKKMYEHNLMEDSEEGHQSVGTGGSGSRVKGHKYSSFTKSNYDCGGYIQIKYDDELYKYTEAKGVQPEGSFGSTIRHSSMEEGAVGNEEPTITDVFRQNFHLYNDRELINDFNSKYFMENYCLNYNPVTFLTDNQNESDYKGEYGGIDSSNDDNEKYSSAGEHTDNQYSSSSYDNESGAQDSESNERMDSDLSSNNGIDGQYDLNEFREVKSRSGEGQGGREEAHSQGQSQRQSSSKGYVVSNNKVHDLLTRCVAKLGETPEMSSTESLSRVLKIPEMYLETAEQVDVEDLETLRHMEIDLLKSYKKVLTKARVLLDKDKELKRKYSKQISEREKSGRETSKAKRREQNIQTVDLVTYVLSVANMKKRRRKEGSPKKGPESKSAGEEKAQFMRRSGSGSEGESLPSGSQLSSGEGVESLGRRLGSSPTSAVVIGGRNDIRKEGTEGEGTEEAGVERGAHVEEQPREPSGQEDGPGVSGGLSNYQALMKRYECQEARRWLANEYERMERQDFMNFIRDMDETTNTTSSSESSCYSNTLTMSNDHEEDKEDHEPREKEDQYRDVLLGDFKNFYYEERAAENEGADLKQEDLSQMIETMEEQEHTAMETMLDAQHYAVTETVADDAHNDDPARETMVDVQNSTVIGTLEDSQDAVLEPLGDATQGAATETAGYVEENAAAESLEDPNQGVVLESLQDYEQEPIMVPLNDSHHDLVIENMGYVQLGQDEEAAAGSQSDGVAEPTTGARQELQMESLPDSPQEAVCPEQDTVAEATIDPDQAATTETMEYAKEGPVIESFDGPNREAVVEAVQDSQPDVVMVDSQQDVAIVDSQPDSAMVDSQPDGPLIDSQQDVAMVDSQPDSAMVDSQPDGQIMDLQNDGQIMDLQNDRQIMDLQNDGQIMESQPDSAMVDSQSEPVIESIADAQQEAVDSQQEVADQQSPEAQKEERSKREQDETAKSGLYKRRFNKEFRIKKNQKPKSSLSLIKTFNINSKNQVSTPVASSLASSVNASSLLSSSLSVANNGAVGASNLGAVSTSVPITLGASTVNLAGFSIASPKLANFVTTSAGSAIVEKREEEEEDMMNISTPKNKKFTNVNLKCLEMIRSNSDKLVRTINCTFINKRSKNHMPSSLNKDKDNKRNILLNPTNRVNREDEGRVLMERSKRKRSIGDNWVSEMWNDNINVITCKKMKLGHGSFSTVSLAILRIIQPYTPNSESISGGSNSISVTTKSNDNGSSSNISVTGKSSSNNSWGDSRTAAGKAGVSVVAGGSNARIVDVDGSGAGVANTNTGAGNTVANTTIGAITTVFNTGAIATVANTTDTNVNATIGSGNTVDTTTGTNANVNTGAIAKTTTSAGNTEFNGAEDSSNSESDMLSTVTVNRNTETETKEGEKKRLLYECAIKNISDNYGELSRYQYIREKEMMLHYNQHVLKPISYRILYSPNNEKIYQLLLPRAKGDLLTMLNKLIIYRTNLMYNLLYASTSSSKVNGKEVADSTSRIVRSPIYTSARNVMSGIEGINARGVKAAAEGIVSGVGKGSKYVGEGTCVSKRVKAGMDCGNAGTMRGTKGGQEAPAKSGKVGEGSPDKNINLEEFMKRALEGTNRLYGLFEVEIKYLLIQIISGLAFIHMCFQGNILRHTDIKLTNILVFCEEEDRHKPLKWHLNLADFGCSALIKPNQYFNQIQHLYSTLNGLATSSYAYRSSAAKESVYREGLYVERNREESSWEKYMKEWHDQLHHQLLSYNIGTLRYNSPESLLYDQYLNKRLNNNSQLLNILYQDVVSAPVGLDVPAEEASEVSSSSHRAQKEAETRSCTDSSDENVPMKETTLDGIKYIRVDSKSDMWSLGIILSELIKYSIKDNGKVEEELRNNGKLDTFSTYINSLSLNVELSEKTMRNRSKEIRTRLYNRMGNGVFYNRLSSHLNTRKKSKKQFLNNPNYANKDNFGNKEKYAKDKEQVDKENRLLSIYINNVCNNTFEVRRRKMRELYGAEELEGVSDELFDLLVNLLAYEPEQRMHSTEALGHPLFDNSEHVFELVDATNSSFVNKLLSVYTLNTSTKMLGASKGGLGAASRSGSSNATTPSTGSRVEGASGAGATGGVDYDEELYNDGELDSYSWYKGPLYYYFSTYEAAKSAPEPVTSASSATDVFNIYKLEFDILQKRQRELFDDDSFLFKLLDNIKNKYRLNYRQLTSTHTSYLLAREIIKHKKTN